The Triticum dicoccoides isolate Atlit2015 ecotype Zavitan unplaced genomic scaffold, WEW_v2.0 scaffold136976, whole genome shotgun sequence region aaccgcgactaaagcccgcgagcgccctgggcccaggcatttggtcgcggttcatctgccgaaccgcgactaaagacttcattagtcgcggttcctacagtttcgcgactaatggggctggacggaagcctctttttctactagtgctcattGCCTATTGTAAAAATGATCATCGCGTATTTTAAAAAGGTTGACAAAATTCACAGATTTGATAAACTATGTAATACTTTGATGTTTGCTTTGAACATATCTAATTATGTTTGATATTATTTGTATGCGACATGTATATAATTTGAGATGAAAAGTGCATTTGCTGTTGCCGGTGCGGCTACTCTATTATAGGGCAGCAATTGGAGATATCACTTTTTGGTGTCCAGATTTTTTACTTcaacttgttttggtgccttattttagagttgttattgGAGATGCTCTTGTACGGACTGGCGCAAAGAGACAAGCTTGTGATCGATTAGTGAACTTTCGCGTTATTCACCGCTCAACACACCACCCATATGTTGGACTTTTGCATCGCCCGTCTACTGCTTTGAGCTTTCTACGAAGCAGCTCGCTAGCCGTATAAAAAACGCAGCTGCGACCGTGAGCCGCCGCTTTGGACTCGAGAGGCCGTCAGTCAACTTGCTCTGCTTCTGCAATCACGGGAGGGGAGCGAAGGGGGGAGGGGATCCATGGAGACGGAGGCGAAGGTGAAGGTGTTCGGGCCGGCGAGATCCACCTGCGTGGCGCGGGTGCTGGTGTGCCTGGAGGAGGTCGGCGCCGAGTACGAGCTGGTGCACGTCCACCTCCCCGCCGGCGACCACAAGGGCCCCGCGCATCTCGCCCGCACCGTACGTCTCGCtcgtctcttcttcttcttcagttctTCCAGCAGCCGATTTCTTTCACTGAGATTGCCCGGCTGAGAATTTGGGTAATGGTTGCTAGGCCGCGTACAGGTTCATATTCAGAAAGTAGTCTAGCTATAACTGATTGCTCAGCTCTGTATTTGCCTTGCAGCCCTTTGGCCAGGTCCCGGCTTTCCAGGACGGCGATCTCATCCTTTTCGGTGAATGACCAATTTCATTCAGATGTCTATATATTTCGTATCGACACACAAACACACGGAAAAACTGAAAGAACAACCATCTTCGTGTAGCTATAGACTGAACAAATTGCTCTGTACAACATTATTCAGATTTATATAAATTTCGAACGTATGTTGTTATCCCAGAGTCGCGTGCGATTTCGAGGTACGTGCTCCGCAAAGGCGCATCCGATCTACTCCGAGAGAGCAGCCTCGCCGAGTCGGCGACGGTGGACGCATGGCTGGAAGCAGAGTCCCACAACTTTGACAGGGCCATGTCGGCGATCACCTTCCAGTGCTTCGTCGTGCCCATGTTCATGGGCGGGACGACTGGCCACAAAATCGTCGACGAGAACATGGAGAAGCTTAAAGTAGCCCTCGGAGTCTACGAGGAACGTCTGTCCAGGTCCCAATACCTGGCCGGAGATTTCATCAGCCTGGCGGACCTCAGCCATTGCCCCATGGCTCACTACCTGCTGGCCAGCCCCTGCGCGTCGGTGCTCGATGCGTATCCGCGTGTGAGGGCCTGGGTTGACGGGATGATGGATCGACCGAGCGTGAAGAAAGTCATTGAGCTTATGGATGCGTCGTGAAAAGAGTGGTGTGGTGTGTGCTTTGTGGAGTGGAAGTTGTCTGAGATGTGCCGGTGGAGGTGATTTGTCTTGTTTTCAGTACCACAACTCTTTATATTTTGAATAGTAGTAAGAGGGTACCTCCGAATAATACTACACGTACAAAAGGATACCCAATTTACCAGGCGTCAAAGTATATACCCAATTTATATGGAAATATCTTAATAACTTACACCCAACTTTGTAATAATGGCCCAAAATTCACCACATGCCGAAATTCCATTTAAGCTCTCTAAGAGCATCTCTATCCAAACTCCCAAATTCCATCTAACTCCCCAAATTGGCATATTTTGAGGATTTAATCAAGCCTAACCGAATCCTTAACCTGATAACGTCTCAAAAAATTGAGGATTTAAGTTTCAAGAGATTTCTTTTTGGATCAAAAAGACCTAACAGAATCAGGAACAAAATCGCCCGTCTTCACCTACTGATTTGCCACCGCCATCACCGAAAAGTGCCGCCGCCACTTGATTCGCCACCGACATTGATCGAACCACAGCCACTGCTCGATTCGCCGATGTTGTCAGCCGATTCTCCATGGTAAGGTTGTGCCCGCCCACCGCTATGCCTACTCATGCCAACACCTCCTGCAAGTCATCGTGCGGGACCTGGCGGCCTGGTGAAGGGgacagaggaggaggagccccACGCTGGCATCGAACCTTCAAAGGAGAAAGATGAGCGGGGAGGGGGAGCAATCCTGTGACGCCCCCGACTCAATCGTGCACTAATCATGCACGTAAATGcgcacgatcaagatcagggactcacgagatggcatc contains the following coding sequences:
- the LOC119343666 gene encoding probable glutathione S-transferase GSTF1; this translates as METEAKVKVFGPARSTCVARVLVCLEEVGAEYELVHVHLPAGDHKGPAHLARTPFGQVPAFQDGDLILFESRAISRYVLRKGASDLLRESSLAESATVDAWLEAESHNFDRAMSAITFQCFVVPMFMGGTTGHKIVDENMEKLKVALGVYEERLSRSQYLAGDFISLADLSHCPMAHYLLASPCASVLDAYPRVRAWVDGMMDRPSVKKVIELMDAS